The following nucleotide sequence is from Nautilia sp. PV-1.
TGAATATGGATGAACTTATAAAATGGGTTGAATATGCTTTAGAAAGAGATATTATTATGTTAAGTGACGAATGTTACAGCGAACTTTATATAGATGAAAAACCGCCGTCAATACTTGAAGCGTGTATAAAAGCCGGAAATGAAGATTTTAAAAATATTCTCGCCATTAATTCCATATCAAAAAGAAGTTCGGCACCGGGACTCAGAAGCGGGTATATTGCCGGAGATGCCAAGCTGCTGAAAAACTATCTTCAGTTTAGAACATATGTCGGGTGTGCTTCTCCTCTTCCTTTGCAAATGGCTGCAAAAGAAGCATGGAGTGAAGATTCGCATGTAGAGAAATTCAGAGAAGAATACAGAAAGAATTTTCAGATTGCAAAAGAAATTTTGGGTGTTGAAATTCCAAAAGCCACTTTTTATATATGGCTTGAAGTCGACGACGATATTGAGTTTACAAAAAAAGCTTGGAAAAAAGGTGTAAAAGTTATGCCGGGAAGGTTTATGGGAAGAGAAGGTGCCGGTAAAGGCTATGTGAGAATCGCGCTCGTTTATGACGAAAAAGCGACAGAAGAAGCGTTAAAAATATTAAAGGAACTGCTATGAGTATATTAAAACAGTATGAATTATTGGACAAACTGATTCATCAAAACAAAGAAGATGAAATCAATGAAGTATTCAGAAAAATATTAGAGGATACTTTTAAACTGGTAAATGAAAAAATTGAAAAAGAACAAACCCTGGATGTAAACAATCCGGAAGAGCGTGCCGCTATAAGAGCTATGTTTGAATA
It contains:
- a CDS encoding succinyldiaminopimelate transaminase; this translates as MFEKYPFEKLNELLEGIVPETDRHYILTIGEPQFQTPRFIQKALCDNSALLNKYPKTAGEESLKEALIGFVKRRYDIVLQKNQILPTFGTREVLFNFPLFLKPKKTAFPNPFYQIYEGAAVAAGSKIKYLPLTKENGFKNTLSQLDGDEDFIIINTPNNPTASVMNMDELIKWVEYALERDIIMLSDECYSELYIDEKPPSILEACIKAGNEDFKNILAINSISKRSSAPGLRSGYIAGDAKLLKNYLQFRTYVGCASPLPLQMAAKEAWSEDSHVEKFREEYRKNFQIAKEILGVEIPKATFYIWLEVDDDIEFTKKAWKKGVKVMPGRFMGREGAGKGYVRIALVYDEKATEEALKILKELL